Part of the Candidatus Bathyarchaeota archaeon genome is shown below.
TGCTTTCTGAGATAGCTAAAACCGCCGAAAGAGTTGCGGCTGAGGTCGAGAGGTTCGAGTTTAAGAAGGGGCTTAGAGAGATCATGAGGCTATCGTCCATCGGAAACAGCTATCTAAACGCTAAGAGACCGTGGAGTAACCCCGACGAAGCCCCCTCGACGCTTTACGTCGCCTGCCAGATAATCTATGCGCTATCGATCCTCCTCATACCTTACCTACCGTTTACCGCTGTTGAGGTTCGACGTATGCTGAACCTACCTGGAGACTTAAACGACGTCAGATGGGAAGACCTCGAGAAAAGTCTTGAACCAGGCCATAAGATAGCGGAGGTCAAGCCGCTGTTCCGTAAGGTGAGGGATGAGGACATCGCCCCTGAGGTTAAGAAGCTGGAAAAACTGAGGGTCAGGTATGAGGCTGAAGCTGGACCTCCACGTACACACTAGGCTTTCTCTCGACTCGACTATAACATTGGATGAGGCGGTCGAGGAGGCTAAGGCTAAAGGATTACATGGATTGGCCCTAACAGAGCACGGTAGGCCCTCCAAGGTGAAGGGGTTCGTAAAAAACATTCTAATCATACCTGGTCTAGAAGAAACTACACCTCTCGGTCACATACTCGTCCTGGGAGTAGACCGTTGGAGGTTTAAACCGGGTAGAAAACCTTTAGAAACGGTTTTGGAAGAGGCCAAACGGCTCGGAGCCGTTACCGTGTTCGCCCATCCATTTCCCCGGACGTTGATGA
Proteins encoded:
- a CDS encoding PHP domain-containing protein, with protein sequence MRLKLDLHVHTRLSLDSTITLDEAVEEAKAKGLHGLALTEHGRPSKVKGFVKNILIIPGLEETTPLGHILVLGVDRWRFKPGRKPLETVLEEAKRLGAVTVFAHPFPRTLMSSFMSWASRLGLDAVEVLNSGDLFFPISSRVNLSLASKLDMPMTAGSDSHIARTIGYAYTVVEVESMDLDDILEAIRKGRTEVYGRPSGLKAKVEKAVLRRIISQASRL